ACTCCTCCAAATTTCATTGAAATTAAGACCAGAAAGAATGAAAGCGAGATCAAGAAAAGAAACGATAAAATGACTACAGGGAAAACCACATAAGGTTTAGTCGGCATCACAGTGTAGCCTACACCATTGGTAGAGAACATGCCGGAAATTGCATAAGTCAGTATTAAGGAGAGAACTATTCCTGCAATCGTACCACCTGAGAACATTGACATCAAATATTTACTAGGAGTTAATTTACTATATTTGAATAGATAGGGAAGGGCACCACTCTGAAAATAAACTAGAAATGTCAAACTTACACCTATAGCACTCAAGAAAAGTATCATCAGAACAGCATACCAGGCAGAAACTATATCAGTGTATACTGATGACTTCACAATAGATAAACTTTCGGGTAAAGTATTCATTTCCCCGGGTGTACTAACATATGCTCCTATAACTCCCCAAAAGAGTATAAATAAAACTCCCCAACCTATAAGATTAGGATTTTTCAATATCGATTTTATAATGTACGATAAAGTTTTTCTCATATATTAAGATAAAGAATAGATATTTAAATAGGACCGAGAAAGTTCAAAAATTGAACTATACACCTTATTTATAATGTAGTAGAGCAATAGAATATTCATGATAAATTATAATGATCTCACAATAAAATTTTCAGATGTAACGATCTTTAAAGAATTAAATTTACACATTAATCAGCATTCAATAGTTATTGGACCAAATGGTTCAGGAAAAACTACATTAATTAAAGCAACATGCGGACTTATACCTTATAGAGGAAAGATCTTAGTTGATGGACAAGGAGTAAAGAAAATTAAAAATTACTTGAATCTTTCTACAAATATTCCAGAAGTCTATACAATAGGAAGAGAAGTAAAAGATATAGCAGAAATATATTCAGAAATAAAAGACCTTGAATTAGATGTCTTTCGAGATTTATTAAAAGAGCTAAGAATTTATGACGAAGTTATAAATAAGAAGATTTTTAAATTATCTGCAGGTCAAAGCGTAATAGTTAGAACAGTACTAGCTTTATCTTCTCCAAGTAAGAATTTGCTAATTGATGAACCATTTGAGAATGTAGATCCATCAAAAAGATTAATAATAGCAAGATTCTTGAAAGAAAACGTAAAAGATGGATTCATTACTACTCATGAACTAGATTTATTGAAACAATTTAATTCTTGGCCTCTCTATATAATTCTGAACGGAAAAGTATATGGTCCTATAATAACTGAAGATTTTCTAAATTCTACAATTGTTGAAGGTGAAGCTCCTAATGCCATCTTAACGTTAGATCTAGATGATAAGAAAATTTCAATTGTGAAAGATAATGGATCTGGCATTAAATTACTTACCTTAGGGAATATTAATAGATTGTATGGTGTACTA
This genomic window from Acidianus manzaensis contains:
- a CDS encoding ATP-binding cassette domain-containing protein; this encodes MINYNDLTIKFSDVTIFKELNLHINQHSIVIGPNGSGKTTLIKATCGLIPYRGKILVDGQGVKKIKNYLNLSTNIPEVYTIGREVKDIAEIYSEIKDLELDVFRDLLKELRIYDEVINKKIFKLSAGQSVIVRTVLALSSPSKNLLIDEPFENVDPSKRLIIARFLKENVKDGFITTHELDLLKQFNSWPLYIILNGKVYGPIITEDFLNSTIVEGEAPNAILTLDLDDKKISIVKDNGSGIKLLTLGNINRLYGVL